The sequence below is a genomic window from Myotis daubentonii chromosome 14, mMyoDau2.1, whole genome shotgun sequence.
GGAGAGGAGGGAGGCGCTGCCTTAGACATTTTGCTAAGCTAAAGGATCAAAGGCATGCTCAGGGCTGAGTCCTTTGCTCTCTCTCGGAACTGGCTAGTCCTGGGAGGAGCTGTCTTTCCCAAGCCAGAaagggattattttttttaaaaagatgtcaaGTGTCAccctgctcagtggttagggcatcagcctgggcaccggaaggtcatgggttcgattcccggtcaagggcgtgtatctgggttgcaggtctgatccccgGGCCCCAggttggggctcatgtgggaggcaaccaatcaatgtgtctgtcacattgatgtttctctctctctctctctctctctctcccaccccactcccttcgactctctaaaatcaatggcaaaaaatatcctcattccccaggtaaggatttaaaaaatatatatgtcaaatgtcaaaatatacaaatacatatataaaaacagGAGTGGGAAATAGGAGATTTACAACTATGAGCACACAAAAACAGCTTATGCTTGTGTtatctatttactagaggcccggtgcacgaaattcgtgcgcaggtggggggaggtgctctcagcccagcctgcaccctctccaatccaggacccctagggggatgtctgtCAGTCagtttagggattgggcctaaactggcagtcagacatccctctcacaatcctggatcgctggctcctaactgctcacctgactgcctgcctgatcaccctaactgcccccccccccccgacagcctggttgcccccaactgccccccctgctggtctggttgcccctaactgcccccacctgccagcctggttgcccccaactgccccccaggcctggtcgcccccaactgtcccgtccccccccccccccccccgctggcctggttgccccatgcagcctgctgtctGGTTGTTTCGGTCGtgctggcccctggctttttatatattaggattacttaactagaggcccagtgcactaaatttgtgcacgaagggggggttcctcagcccagcctgcaccctctccaatccgggaccccttgggggatatccgactgcctctcacaacctgggactgctggctcctaaccacctctgcctgcctacctgatggcccctaactgctcccctaccggcccaGCCAATCCCTGCCGCTGCCTCCAGGCTGACCCGGGAGATACCCGGACCCGCCATCTGTTTCTCTGCTCCTTCTCAGAGACAAGGACCTCCTGGAGCTGGTCTGACAGAGACGCGGGGACACGGAGTTGGAGCAGACCTGGTCAGTGCTTTATTGGGAAGGGGATGCATTCCGTAATCCGACAAATCTGTGACCCCAGAAAGATCTCAAGATCAAGTCCCAGCTGGTTTGCTGTGAGTTTGTACCTGCCCTGGAGGAGGCCGCTGGTGTGGCAGCTGTGGTAGCGCCAGTACAGCTGGATGATGCGGGTGGCCTGCAGCAGGCGGAGGTAGCGCAGGCGGACGCGCCACATGCGGAACCAGGACTGCAGCCGGACCGCTGCCCACTTCTGCCGAGTGTAAGCCTGCAGCTGCCTCTTCTGCTTCAACAACGGCAGCTCCCGCAGCACCCGCCGCCACCAGCGCTGGATGACGGAGGCGCAGAGCGCGGCGTGCAGCAGCGTCCGG
It includes:
- the LOC132215490 gene encoding IQ domain-containing protein F5-like; its protein translation is MATGTCPAVMAPAGDRRTDEQEEKKEGQLLEIIVEDNEDIILLVPHEEEIKKAPPAPPIIPPVKKPPDEEQQATQIQAWWRGTLVRRTLLHAALCASVIQRWWRRVLRELPLLKQKRQLQAYTRQKWAAVRLQSWFRMWRVRLRYLRLLQATRIIQLYWRYHSCHTSGLLQGRYKLTANQLGLDLEIFLGSQICRITECIPFPIKH